The Pantoea phytobeneficialis genome has a segment encoding these proteins:
- a CDS encoding sugar ABC transporter substrate-binding protein produces MKKITLSLLAVSLLNASAAFADTVVPVPAAIANHQGPVRIAIIRNLGSDDNTTQFVAGAIQQGRQLGFKVSTFLSNGDDARFQDFVSQAISQKYDGIILSHGKEPYSTALVKRIADAGIKLSVFDTPVDTPVNGVTVTAQNDASLAQESLGQMIKDFNGKANIVKLWVGGFPAMDRRQVVYEKLLKENPGIHQLESIGAVSSDVQGDTANKIGAILAKYPKGKIDAIWGSWDAFSQGAYKALQENGRTEIKLYSIDVSNQDLQLMHEKNSPWVQTVAVDPKTIGAVNMRLVANKIAGEATPASYEFKASAISQQQLNSQQGAVNVASLNKIIPGWGENSDFVAPWFATLEAKYGKK; encoded by the coding sequence ATGAAAAAAATCACCCTTTCGCTGCTGGCCGTAAGCCTGCTGAATGCCAGCGCCGCCTTTGCCGACACCGTGGTGCCGGTACCTGCCGCCATCGCTAATCATCAGGGACCGGTGCGTATCGCAATTATTCGTAACCTCGGTTCTGACGATAACACCACCCAGTTTGTCGCCGGTGCGATTCAGCAGGGCCGCCAGTTGGGCTTTAAAGTCAGCACCTTTCTGAGCAACGGTGATGACGCTCGCTTCCAGGATTTCGTCAGCCAGGCCATCAGCCAGAAGTATGACGGCATCATCCTGTCTCACGGTAAAGAACCCTACTCCACCGCGCTGGTGAAGCGTATCGCTGATGCCGGAATTAAACTGTCGGTGTTTGATACTCCGGTGGATACCCCGGTGAACGGTGTGACGGTGACGGCGCAAAATGATGCGTCACTGGCGCAAGAGTCACTCGGCCAGATGATCAAAGATTTCAACGGCAAAGCGAATATCGTCAAGCTGTGGGTCGGTGGCTTCCCGGCGATGGATCGCCGCCAGGTGGTGTATGAAAAACTGCTGAAAGAGAATCCAGGCATTCATCAGCTGGAGTCGATTGGTGCCGTTTCTTCTGACGTTCAGGGCGACACCGCCAACAAAATTGGCGCGATTCTGGCCAAGTACCCGAAAGGGAAGATTGATGCCATCTGGGGTTCGTGGGATGCCTTCAGCCAGGGGGCTTACAAGGCGTTGCAGGAGAATGGTCGTACCGAGATCAAGCTTTATAGTATTGATGTCTCCAACCAGGACCTGCAACTGATGCACGAGAAGAACAGCCCGTGGGTGCAGACGGTAGCGGTTGATCCAAAAACCATCGGTGCGGTGAATATGCGCCTGGTGGCGAATAAAATCGCCGGTGAAGCCACCCCTGCCAGCTACGAGTTTAAAGCGTCGGCAATTTCGCAGCAGCAGCTGAACAGCCAGCAAGGTGCAGTGAATGTGGCGTCGCTGAACAAAATTATTCCGGGCTGGGGCGAAAACAGCGATTTCGTCGCTCCGTGGTTCGCCACGCTGGAAGCGAAGTACGGCAAGAAATAA